From Prochlorococcus sp. MIT 1223, the proteins below share one genomic window:
- a CDS encoding HlyD family efflux transporter periplasmic adaptor subunit, translated as MKSFLVSSFGLFVVLGLTGCLKETQQASSLKEEIVKPVESVAALGQLSPYGEVRRLAAPLSSFGGTPRVSKLLIKEGDVVTQGQILAVFDSQPKIISDLSSKQVRYKTLTKNISYQLKDISRYQQAALKGAFPIALLEEKKDELLKLEGQRDEILAEITGLKSELRDSQLLSPIDGMILKVNTRVGERPGLEGVLEVGASQLMQALVEVYESDISRIRVGQSVSLISENGGFDEILLGTVERISPQVRQRKVLSTDPTGDADARVVEVRVKLLPNYIKSVSHLTGIKVIAKFKPE; from the coding sequence GTTGTATTGGGTTTAACAGGCTGCCTAAAAGAAACGCAACAGGCTTCGTCTTTAAAGGAAGAAATAGTTAAACCTGTTGAATCTGTAGCAGCATTGGGTCAACTTTCTCCTTATGGGGAAGTTAGACGACTAGCTGCCCCTTTAAGTAGTTTCGGTGGTACACCTAGAGTCTCTAAGCTTTTAATTAAAGAAGGAGATGTCGTTACTCAAGGACAGATATTGGCTGTGTTTGATAGTCAACCAAAGATCATTTCTGACCTTTCATCAAAACAAGTTAGATATAAAACACTTACTAAAAATATTTCTTATCAGTTAAAAGATATCTCTCGTTATCAGCAAGCGGCACTAAAGGGTGCTTTCCCAATTGCCTTGCTTGAAGAGAAAAAAGATGAACTTTTAAAATTAGAAGGACAAAGAGATGAGATACTTGCTGAAATTACTGGTTTAAAGTCAGAACTTAGAGACAGCCAATTGTTAAGTCCAATTGATGGAATGATACTTAAAGTAAATACTCGTGTTGGAGAGAGACCAGGACTTGAAGGCGTTCTAGAAGTTGGAGCAAGCCAATTAATGCAAGCATTGGTTGAAGTTTATGAATCTGATATTTCAAGAATTAGAGTTGGTCAGTCTGTGTCATTAATCAGCGAAAATGGAGGCTTTGACGAGATTCTTTTAGGGACTGTTGAAAGAATTAGTCCTCAAGTAAGACAAAGAAAGGTTTTATCAACAGATCCAACTGGAGATGCTGATGCAAGGGTTGTTGAAGTCAGGGTAAAACTCCTTCCTAATTATATTAAATCTGTTAGTCATTTAACAGGAATCAAAGTTATTGCAAAATTTAAACCAGAGTGA
- the devC gene encoding ABC transporter permease DevC → MNINFWTSRQIPLSWLLLTRQPLRLFVAIAGICFAGILMFMQLGFRDGLFDTSVTVHKLFDADIVLISPRSKSSISMSGFPRRRLIQAMAHKDVLGTTPVNWTFVLWRNPKTLSTRSILALGFEPTDPLLKEEGFNAKAKTLTNVGRVLFDELSRDEFGPIPQWFRSGRPVETEVAGKRVRVSGLVKLGPSFGADGNLLTSRETFLKLLPNTPSGSIEIGLVRLINKADPVKVAKSLQLSLPRDVKVLTQKEFIEFEKNYWRNSTSIGFIFSLGAAMGFVVGCVIVYQILYSDVSDHLAEYATLMAMGYKLKTLLGVVAREGILLSIMGYLPAYISGQGLYSLVRSSTKLPVVMTFERASLVLILILFMCMGSALVAMRRLSDADPAEIF, encoded by the coding sequence GTGAACATTAATTTTTGGACTTCTCGGCAAATACCTCTTTCTTGGTTGTTATTGACAAGACAGCCTTTGAGACTTTTTGTTGCTATCGCTGGAATTTGTTTTGCTGGAATTTTGATGTTTATGCAATTGGGGTTTAGAGATGGTCTGTTTGACACAAGTGTGACTGTTCACAAGCTTTTTGATGCAGATATTGTCTTAATTAGCCCCAGGTCTAAGAGTTCTATAAGTATGAGTGGTTTTCCAAGGAGAAGGCTCATTCAAGCGATGGCACATAAAGATGTATTAGGAACAACTCCCGTTAACTGGACGTTTGTTTTATGGAGAAATCCTAAAACACTTTCTACGAGATCAATACTTGCTCTTGGCTTTGAGCCAACAGACCCTTTGTTAAAAGAGGAAGGATTCAACGCTAAGGCTAAAACTCTTACAAATGTTGGCAGAGTTTTATTTGATGAGCTTTCTAGAGATGAGTTTGGTCCTATACCTCAATGGTTTCGTTCTGGACGTCCAGTTGAGACTGAAGTTGCTGGTAAGCGAGTACGAGTCTCTGGTCTTGTTAAACTTGGCCCTTCCTTTGGCGCTGATGGAAATCTCTTAACTAGCAGAGAAACTTTTTTGAAATTATTACCGAACACTCCTTCTGGAAGTATTGAAATAGGGCTTGTAAGATTAATCAATAAAGCGGATCCCGTTAAAGTTGCGAAATCCCTTCAGTTAAGTCTTCCAAGGGATGTAAAGGTTTTGACTCAAAAAGAATTTATTGAGTTTGAAAAAAATTATTGGAGAAATAGTACTTCTATAGGATTTATTTTTTCACTTGGAGCAGCAATGGGATTTGTTGTTGGATGCGTAATTGTTTATCAAATTCTATATAGCGATGTAAGTGATCATTTAGCAGAATATGCAACATTAATGGCTATGGGATACAAATTAAAAACTTTGTTAGGAGTGGTAGCCAGAGAAGGAATTTTGCTTTCAATAATGGGATATTTGCCGGCATATATATCTGGTCAAGGGCTTTATTCGCTTGTAAGAAGTTCTACTAAATTGCCTGTAGTGATGACTTTTGAAAGAGCATCACTTGTTTTGATCCTCATTTTATTTATGTGCATGGGATCTGCTCTTGTTGCTATGCGACGTCTTTCGGATGCTGATCCTGCCGAAATTTTCTAA
- a CDS encoding DevA family ABC transporter ATP-binding protein: MSDSELTVEINSLCHWFGKGTMRRQVLQSVSMKIAPGEVVLLTGPSGCGKTTLLTLIGALRQIEKGELNVLGKQLHSASRNSRQLIRRKIGMIFQGHNLLRCLTAEQNVQMGSDLLEGFSYRARRDQAREWLRAVGLSDHMSKLPHNLSGGQKQRVAIARALAARPRLLLADEPTSALDSSTGREIVDLLKKLALEQSCSVLMVTHDPRILDIADRVLKMEDGRLMSSIE; encoded by the coding sequence ATTTCTGATTCTGAATTAACTGTTGAAATAAATTCTCTTTGTCATTGGTTTGGCAAAGGGACAATGAGGCGACAGGTCCTCCAATCTGTTTCTATGAAAATTGCACCAGGAGAAGTTGTATTGCTAACTGGACCCTCTGGTTGTGGCAAAACCACGTTGCTTACCCTTATCGGTGCTCTTAGACAAATTGAGAAAGGAGAGTTAAATGTTTTAGGGAAACAATTGCATAGTGCGAGTAGAAATAGCAGGCAGTTGATTAGAAGAAAGATTGGGATGATTTTCCAAGGTCATAATTTACTTCGTTGTCTTACTGCTGAGCAGAATGTTCAGATGGGATCTGACTTGTTAGAGGGTTTTTCATACCGGGCTCGAAGAGATCAAGCGCGTGAGTGGCTGAGGGCTGTTGGATTAAGTGATCATATGAGTAAGCTTCCCCACAATCTTTCAGGTGGACAAAAACAAAGAGTCGCTATCGCTAGAGCCTTAGCAGCGAGACCAAGACTTCTTTTGGCCGATGAGCCCACCTCTGCTCTTGATAGCAGTACTGGTAGAGAAATTGTTGATTTACTAAAAAAATTAGCATTAGAGCAATCTTGCTCAGTCCTTATGGTCACTCATGACCCAAGGATATTAGATATTGCAGATCGAGTGTTAAAAATGGAAGATGGCAGATTAATGTCCTCGATTGAGTAA
- a CDS encoding glycosyltransferase family 2 protein produces MFISVIIPTYNRKLILEKCLNALEKQIIIPEIKEYEIVVIDDGSTDGTIPWLKKSGKLFPHLRLLEQEHRGPAEARNLGVLNSFGDLIIFIDSDLVVTELFLSSHVKSLISTWNRRKDRLCFTYGSVINTSNLEFPTSEPYKLSDLSWAYFATGNVAIDKNVLLKSGLFDTSFHLYGWEDLELGERLRQMGVQLVQCPKAIGYHWHPALTLEKIPDLIRVEKERSKMALVFYRKHPTLRVRFIIQYTFIHRLLWESLTLGGLINEKTLRPLIAVLIRRGNSNLAMNILRIPLNLIGVRAIYREAKSIHHN; encoded by the coding sequence ATGTTTATAAGTGTTATTATTCCCACTTATAATCGGAAGCTTATTCTTGAGAAGTGTCTAAATGCTCTCGAGAAACAAATCATAATACCTGAAATAAAAGAGTATGAAATCGTAGTTATAGACGATGGTTCAACTGATGGGACGATTCCTTGGTTAAAAAAGAGTGGTAAATTATTTCCTCATCTTCGACTTTTAGAGCAGGAACATAGAGGTCCCGCAGAAGCTCGAAATCTTGGAGTATTAAATAGTTTTGGTGATTTAATAATATTTATAGATAGCGACTTGGTAGTTACTGAATTGTTTTTAAGTTCTCATGTTAAATCTTTAATAAGCACTTGGAATAGACGGAAGGACCGTCTTTGTTTCACCTATGGATCTGTTATAAATACTTCAAATTTAGAATTCCCAACATCAGAGCCTTATAAGTTATCAGATCTTTCTTGGGCTTATTTTGCTACTGGAAATGTAGCGATTGATAAAAACGTTCTCTTAAAATCGGGCCTTTTTGATACCTCTTTCCATCTTTATGGATGGGAGGATTTGGAGCTGGGGGAAAGACTACGCCAAATGGGAGTTCAACTTGTTCAATGCCCAAAGGCAATTGGTTATCATTGGCATCCTGCATTGACTTTAGAGAAAATCCCAGATCTTATAAGGGTTGAAAAGGAGAGGTCAAAAATGGCATTGGTTTTTTATCGAAAACACCCGACTTTAAGAGTTCGCTTTATTATCCAATACACTTTTATTCATAGACTGCTATGGGAAAGTCTGACACTAGGTGGCTTGATTAATGAGAAAACACTTCGCCCTCTTATAGCTGTTCTTATTCGTAGAGGTAATTCAAATTTAGCAATGAATATTTTAAGAATTCCTTTAAATCTTATTGGGGTTAGGGCTATTTATAGAGAAGCTAAGTCTATTCACCATAATTGA
- the rpsB gene encoding 30S ribosomal protein S2, translated as MAVVTLSEMMEAGAHFGHQTRRWNPKMSRYIYCARNGVHIIDLVKTAVCMNSAYKWTRSAARGGKRFLFVGTKKQASEVIAQEAMRCGAAYVNQRWLGGMLTNWTTMKARIDRLKDLERMESSGAIAMRPKKEGAVLRRELERLRKYLGGLKNMKRLPDVVVLVDQRRETNAVLEARKLDIPLISMLDTNCDPDLCEVPIPCNDDAVRSVQLILGRLADAINEGRHGSNDKGGSDGGRR; from the coding sequence ATGGCTGTTGTAACTCTCTCAGAGATGATGGAGGCTGGTGCACATTTTGGCCACCAGACGAGAAGATGGAATCCAAAGATGTCTCGTTACATCTATTGCGCTCGAAATGGAGTGCACATTATTGATCTAGTAAAGACTGCAGTATGTATGAATAGTGCATACAAGTGGACTAGATCTGCGGCAAGAGGAGGGAAAAGATTTCTTTTTGTTGGTACTAAAAAACAAGCATCTGAAGTAATTGCTCAAGAAGCTATGAGATGCGGAGCTGCCTATGTGAATCAACGCTGGCTTGGTGGAATGCTCACTAACTGGACCACAATGAAGGCTCGTATTGACCGATTAAAAGATCTAGAAAGAATGGAATCCAGTGGAGCAATTGCAATGAGACCTAAGAAAGAGGGGGCTGTATTGAGACGAGAATTAGAAAGACTTCGTAAATATCTTGGAGGCTTAAAAAATATGAAAAGATTACCGGATGTTGTTGTTCTTGTCGATCAGCGAAGAGAAACTAATGCTGTCTTAGAAGCGAGAAAGCTTGATATTCCTTTGATTTCGATGCTTGATACTAATTGTGATCCTGATCTGTGTGAAGTACCAATTCCTTGTAATGATGATGCTGTTCGCTCAGTTCAATTAATTCTTGGACGATTGGCAGACGCTATCAACGAAGGCCGTCATGGCTCTAATGATAAAGGTGGTTCTGATGGAGGCAGAAGATAG
- the tsf gene encoding translation elongation factor Ts, which translates to MVAITAKLVKDLRDKTGAGMMDCKKALAETSGDVEKAIQWLRQKGIASAEKKSGRVAAEGAVGSYIHTGSRVGVLLELNCETDFVARGEKFQGLLKDLAMQVAACPNVEYVSVDDIPDDIADKEKSIEMGRDDLSGKPEQIKEKIVEGRIGKRLKELALLEQPFIRDSSSSVGELVKEVAGQIGENIKVRRFTRYTLGEGIDVEEADFASEVASMTDIKN; encoded by the coding sequence ATGGTTGCAATAACAGCGAAACTCGTCAAGGACCTGCGCGATAAAACAGGTGCAGGAATGATGGATTGCAAGAAAGCTCTAGCAGAAACTTCTGGTGATGTTGAAAAAGCAATTCAATGGTTAAGACAAAAAGGCATAGCTAGCGCTGAAAAGAAATCTGGTAGAGTTGCCGCTGAAGGAGCAGTTGGAAGTTACATTCATACAGGCTCTAGAGTAGGAGTTTTGCTTGAGTTGAATTGTGAGACTGATTTTGTTGCTCGCGGAGAAAAATTTCAAGGTCTTTTGAAGGATCTGGCTATGCAAGTAGCAGCTTGCCCTAATGTTGAATATGTAAGCGTTGATGATATACCAGATGATATAGCTGATAAAGAAAAATCAATAGAAATGGGGAGAGATGACCTGTCTGGCAAGCCAGAGCAAATTAAGGAAAAGATTGTTGAGGGCAGAATTGGGAAAAGATTAAAAGAACTTGCATTATTAGAACAGCCTTTTATCCGAGATAGCTCTTCAAGTGTTGGCGAACTTGTTAAAGAAGTAGCAGGTCAAATAGGAGAGAATATTAAAGTTCGTCGTTTTACTAGATATACTTTAGGAGAGGGTATTGATGTCGAAGAGGCAGACTTTGCATCAGAAGTGGCATCTATGACTGATATTAAAAATTGA